One genomic region from Labilithrix sp. encodes:
- a CDS encoding DUF839 domain-containing protein — protein sequence MSGPRWLAGCSREPAIGGPTHRGPAATGSTATPASSAVAPREAARPARLVSRIAEIGPLGGPDANGVRLPPGFTSRVVAQTHDVVVAGKPYVWHASPDGGATFATEDGGWIYVSNSEETKGKGGAGALRFDASGEVVDAYAILRGTSNNCAGGPTPWGTWLSCEEHARGRVHECDPKNAVPAAARPALGAFKHEAVTVDPILHHLYLTEDEPDGCLYRFVPSGFPDLSAGTLEVAVAAGDAVAWRPVPDPLFTGKRPTRYQVAGALRFNGGEGIWWHDGVVYFSSKGDNRIRAYDTKTSTLRLLYDAAAFEAPVLTGVDNVTVSASGDVLVAEDGGRMKVVAITPSGEPKPLLQLVGYADSEITGPAFDPSGRRLYFSSQRGRRGGTTFEVTGPFHATVG from the coding sequence GTGAGCGGCCCGCGGTGGCTCGCCGGATGTTCGCGGGAGCCCGCGATCGGCGGACCGACGCACCGTGGCCCCGCCGCGACGGGATCGACGGCGACACCGGCATCATCCGCCGTCGCCCCGCGCGAGGCGGCGCGACCGGCGCGGCTCGTCTCGCGCATCGCCGAGATCGGTCCGCTCGGCGGCCCCGACGCGAACGGCGTCCGGCTGCCCCCCGGCTTCACGTCGCGCGTCGTCGCGCAGACGCACGACGTCGTCGTCGCGGGGAAGCCGTACGTCTGGCACGCGTCGCCCGACGGCGGCGCGACGTTCGCGACGGAGGACGGCGGCTGGATCTACGTCTCCAACTCCGAGGAGACGAAGGGCAAGGGCGGCGCCGGCGCGCTGCGCTTCGACGCGTCGGGCGAGGTCGTCGACGCGTATGCCATCCTGCGCGGCACCAGCAACAACTGCGCGGGCGGACCGACGCCGTGGGGGACCTGGCTCTCGTGCGAGGAGCACGCGCGCGGTCGCGTGCACGAGTGCGATCCGAAGAACGCGGTCCCCGCGGCGGCGCGCCCGGCGCTGGGCGCGTTCAAGCACGAGGCGGTCACGGTCGACCCGATCCTCCACCATCTCTACCTGACGGAGGACGAGCCCGACGGTTGTCTCTACCGCTTCGTCCCGAGCGGCTTCCCCGATCTCTCCGCCGGCACGCTGGAGGTCGCCGTCGCGGCGGGCGACGCGGTGGCGTGGCGCCCGGTGCCGGACCCGCTCTTCACGGGCAAGAGGCCGACGCGGTACCAGGTCGCCGGCGCTCTTCGCTTCAACGGCGGCGAAGGGATCTGGTGGCACGACGGCGTCGTGTACTTCTCGTCGAAGGGCGACAACCGCATCCGGGCCTACGACACGAAGACCTCGACGCTGCGGCTGCTCTACGACGCGGCGGCGTTCGAGGCGCCGGTCCTGACGGGCGTCGACAACGTCACCGTCTCGGCCTCCGGCGACGTGCTCGTCGCGGAGGACGGCGGCCGGATGAAGGTCGTCGCGATCACGCCGTCCGGCGAGCCGAAGCCGCTCCTCCAGCTCGTCGGCTACGCGGACAGCGAGATCACGGGCCCCGCGTTCGATCCGTCGGGCCGCCGCCTCTACTTCAGCTCCCAGCGCGGCCGCCGCGGCGGCACGACCTTCGAGGTCACCGGCCCCTTCCACGCGACGGTCGGCTGA
- the nikR gene encoding nickel-responsive transcriptional regulator NikR, with the protein MAKETLVRFGVAMEGSLLAELDRLVDERGGTRSELLRDLVRAEVTKSQVHAGAPAVAALTIVYDHHVRDLTERLTEFQHELGDKVNSALHVHLDHDHCLEVVVMRGPADELKRAGDKILATRGVKHGGMELIAIGPPEKRPGEHTHVHYHDGIPHVHSHTHDHDHDHDHDHHAHHAHHAHHAPAKKRAARPAAKPKKR; encoded by the coding sequence ATGGCAAAGGAGACGTTGGTCCGCTTCGGCGTGGCGATGGAAGGCTCCCTCCTCGCGGAGCTCGATCGCCTCGTCGACGAGCGCGGCGGCACGCGCTCCGAGCTCTTGCGCGACCTCGTCCGCGCCGAGGTGACCAAATCCCAGGTCCACGCCGGCGCGCCCGCCGTCGCGGCGCTCACGATCGTCTACGACCATCACGTCCGCGACCTCACCGAGAGGCTCACCGAGTTCCAGCACGAGCTCGGCGACAAGGTGAACTCCGCGCTCCACGTGCACCTCGATCACGACCACTGCCTCGAGGTCGTCGTCATGCGCGGCCCCGCCGACGAGCTGAAGCGCGCGGGCGACAAGATCCTCGCGACGCGCGGCGTGAAGCACGGCGGCATGGAGCTCATCGCGATCGGGCCTCCCGAGAAGCGCCCCGGCGAGCACACCCACGTCCACTACCACGACGGCATCCCCCACGTGCACAGCCACACGCACGATCACGATCACGACCACGACCACGATCACCACGCGCACCACGCGCACCACGCGCATCACGCGCCGGCGAAGAAGCGCGCCGCTCGCCCGGCGGCGAAGCCGAAGAAGCGCTGA
- a CDS encoding TonB-dependent receptor codes for MRRLLFCCACVAAAAVTQAAPALAHDPVAPAPRSEPAGEWPHGRPGARDVEVPVVFTVSATGAVEDVELERSTGDAELDARALEAARRWTFDPALRDDKPVAAKTRGVIRFAAAEEPATVHVGGGRNPPPPRSASEVVQERHVLAAAPHRTASDLLLTVPGITMTQHSGEGAAQQIFFRGFDAVHGQDVEIWAGGAPVNDVSNIHSQGYADLNFLMPEVVRRIRSSPGAYDPRQGDFAVAGSLWLDLGYDEPGVTAKATAGQFGARRFFLAYHPEGTSESTFVAAEHYATDGFGPARATTRTSAIGQAEYKLADTTTARVLASTFATSFDSAGVVRLSDVRSGRVDRFGTYDPKQGGDAARSQVVLDLTRADASSRLSIAPYVVARSMRLRQNFTGFLLLPVSGSAEAVARANAASARGNSEQQLNDATTFGLTSSYHRHVKLFAANDSFEAGVTARHDAIEQSQDKLAVDTGEVTLATLATKVRATDIASYLDVAVHPISRLTVRGGARLDGLAYSIEEATGERRSAQGMHLGKKATADVRLVSGLRAVASFGDGFRSPQARSLQQGQRSPFTTVESWEAGLRYQEARLRATAALFRTDLSDDLAFNQQTARNERTPPTRRTGFTAEMSARPTDWFSASASATFTRAEFTNTDAGYAAGDLLPYAPQLVTRTDVAWTPTLGRVFDRPLTGHLGVGGTYIGKRPLPYSELGKDAFLLDVLASVRLKEISLGVSAFNLLDLFWHDSEYTFASNFQRGAAPSLVPQRHITAGAPRTVLGTLALYL; via the coding sequence GTGCGCCGCCTCCTCTTTTGCTGCGCTTGCGTCGCGGCCGCCGCCGTCACGCAAGCGGCCCCCGCGCTCGCGCACGATCCGGTCGCGCCCGCGCCGAGGTCGGAGCCGGCGGGGGAGTGGCCGCACGGTCGCCCGGGCGCGCGCGACGTCGAGGTGCCGGTCGTCTTCACCGTGTCGGCGACGGGCGCGGTCGAGGACGTGGAGCTCGAACGGTCGACCGGCGACGCGGAGCTCGACGCGCGCGCGCTCGAAGCCGCGCGGAGGTGGACCTTCGATCCCGCGCTCCGCGACGACAAACCCGTCGCCGCGAAGACGCGCGGCGTGATCCGGTTCGCCGCCGCGGAGGAGCCGGCGACGGTGCACGTCGGCGGCGGCCGCAACCCGCCGCCGCCGCGGAGCGCGTCCGAGGTCGTGCAAGAGCGCCACGTCCTCGCCGCCGCGCCGCATCGCACCGCGAGCGATCTGCTCCTCACCGTGCCCGGCATCACGATGACGCAGCACTCCGGCGAAGGCGCGGCGCAGCAGATCTTCTTCCGCGGCTTCGACGCAGTCCACGGTCAGGACGTCGAGATCTGGGCCGGCGGCGCGCCGGTCAACGACGTCTCGAACATCCATAGCCAGGGCTACGCCGACCTGAACTTCCTGATGCCCGAGGTCGTGCGCCGGATCCGCTCGTCGCCCGGCGCCTACGATCCGCGGCAGGGCGACTTCGCGGTGGCGGGGAGCCTCTGGCTCGACCTCGGCTACGACGAGCCCGGCGTCACCGCGAAGGCGACCGCGGGGCAGTTCGGCGCGCGCCGCTTCTTCCTCGCCTACCACCCGGAGGGCACCTCCGAGAGCACCTTCGTCGCGGCGGAGCACTACGCCACCGACGGGTTCGGCCCCGCGCGCGCGACGACGCGCACCTCCGCGATCGGTCAGGCGGAGTACAAGCTCGCCGACACGACGACGGCGCGCGTGCTCGCGTCGACGTTCGCGACGAGCTTCGACTCCGCCGGCGTCGTGCGCCTCTCCGACGTCCGGAGCGGCCGCGTCGATCGCTTCGGCACCTACGATCCCAAACAAGGCGGCGACGCGGCGCGCTCGCAGGTCGTCCTCGATCTCACGCGCGCGGACGCGTCGTCGCGCCTCTCGATCGCGCCCTACGTCGTCGCGCGCTCGATGCGCCTCCGCCAGAACTTCACCGGCTTCCTCCTCCTCCCGGTGAGCGGCAGCGCGGAGGCGGTCGCGCGAGCGAACGCGGCGTCGGCGCGCGGGAACTCGGAGCAGCAGCTGAACGACGCGACGACGTTCGGCCTCACGAGCTCGTACCACCGCCACGTGAAGCTCTTCGCGGCGAACGACTCGTTCGAGGCCGGCGTCACCGCGCGCCACGACGCGATCGAGCAGTCGCAGGACAAGCTCGCGGTCGACACCGGCGAGGTCACCCTCGCCACCCTCGCGACGAAGGTCCGCGCGACCGACATCGCGAGCTACCTCGACGTCGCGGTGCACCCGATCTCACGCCTCACCGTCCGCGGCGGCGCGCGCCTCGACGGCCTCGCGTATTCGATCGAGGAGGCGACCGGCGAGCGCCGCTCGGCGCAGGGCATGCACCTCGGGAAGAAGGCGACCGCGGACGTGCGCCTCGTCTCCGGCCTCCGCGCGGTCGCGAGCTTCGGCGACGGCTTCCGCTCGCCGCAAGCGCGGAGCCTGCAACAGGGCCAGCGCTCGCCCTTCACGACGGTGGAGAGCTGGGAGGCGGGGCTCCGCTACCAGGAGGCGCGCCTCCGCGCGACGGCGGCGCTCTTCCGGACGGACCTCTCCGACGACCTCGCGTTCAACCAGCAGACGGCGCGGAACGAGCGCACGCCGCCGACGCGCCGCACCGGCTTCACCGCCGAGATGTCCGCGCGCCCCACCGACTGGTTCAGCGCGAGCGCGAGCGCGACCTTCACCCGCGCCGAGTTCACGAACACCGACGCGGGCTACGCGGCCGGCGATCTCCTCCCGTACGCGCCGCAGCTCGTGACGCGCACCGACGTCGCGTGGACGCCGACGCTCGGCCGCGTCTTCGATCGCCCGCTCACCGGCCACCTCGGCGTGGGCGGCACGTACATCGGCAAGCGCCCCCTCCCCTACTCCGAGCTCGGCAAGGACGCGTTCCTCCTCGACGTGCTCGCGAGCGTGCGCCTGAAGGAGATCTCGCTCGGCGTCTCGGCGTTCAACCTGCTCGACCTGTTCTGGCACGACAGCGAGTACACGTTCGCCTCCAACTTCCAACGCGGCGCGGCGCCGTCGCTCGTCCCGCAACGTCACATCACCGCCGGCGCGCCGCGGACCGTCCTCGGCACGCTCGCGCTCTACCTGTGA
- a CDS encoding sulfite exporter TauE/SafE family protein: MSPALLSGVAGIVQGARHALEPDHITAVATVMVRAPSPGRGVFYAGCWGLGHAAMLVLVGGPLVVLGVELPDRVTTVLELLVGAMLVYLGLRTLRESKHDHPAVDPKASALERGKRPFAIGVMHGLAGSGALAALIALAAPTVTAGLMSLALYAAGTVLGMVALALLAGPVLARAGKLPRLAPLLCRVAGVMSIVVGVVWAVRTLAGV; encoded by the coding sequence GTGAGCCCCGCGCTGCTCTCGGGTGTTGCCGGCATCGTTCAAGGCGCGCGGCACGCGCTGGAGCCGGACCACATCACCGCGGTCGCCACGGTCATGGTCCGCGCGCCGTCGCCGGGGCGCGGGGTCTTCTACGCCGGCTGCTGGGGCCTCGGCCACGCGGCCATGCTCGTGCTCGTCGGCGGTCCGCTCGTCGTCCTCGGCGTGGAGCTGCCCGATCGCGTCACGACCGTGCTCGAGCTCCTCGTCGGAGCCATGCTCGTGTACCTCGGTCTGCGTACGTTGCGTGAATCGAAGCATGATCATCCTGCGGTCGATCCGAAGGCGTCGGCGCTCGAGCGAGGCAAGCGTCCGTTCGCGATCGGGGTGATGCATGGGCTCGCGGGGAGCGGAGCGCTCGCCGCCCTCATCGCGCTCGCGGCGCCGACGGTGACGGCGGGGCTCATGAGCCTCGCCCTCTACGCCGCCGGCACCGTGCTCGGGATGGTCGCGCTCGCGCTCCTCGCGGGTCCGGTGCTGGCGCGAGCGGGGAAGCTTCCCCGTCTCGCGCCGCTCCTGTGTCGTGTCGCCGGTGTGATGTCGATCGTCGTCGGCGTCGTGTGGGCGGTCCGCACGCTCGCCGGGGTGTGA
- a CDS encoding BamA/TamA family outer membrane protein: protein MRPLRELAIATALVLAATTARAQHLPTSGPSPPKAPVNAPTPDDDDERRGRTLPNPPSGARSDTAPGAIGTSEHAAETTSKPTAGSGRTSPKRALPDYDGRGEPPTTAGDVALWVPRVLFYPLYFVTECVIRRPLGWLITTAERKQWPQAIRDFFVFGPDKKAGVVPTAFLDFGFRASIGVYAFWDDLLGKDNHLRLHATTLGVDWLSLAIADRIPIGDTSVIDLRVEGVHRPDQLFAGFGPRAREEDRVRYGIDRLMARPVFETTWWRGSRVSTEAGVRYMRFRDDACCDDPSLVREVRAGRGALPTGFQGYTAVYQRGELTIDTRETRPADQSGFRMELEAEHGSDVRRSRSNWVRYGGSIGGYVDIKNNRTLSLSLTTLFVDPISGGEVPFTEQIILGGNGPMRGYLYGRLTDRSAAIATVKYRWPIWAFLDGTLQIATGNVFGARLDGFKPSLLRLSGAMGIESIGAADHTFELLVGAASETFASGTEINSFRLLFGTNRGF, encoded by the coding sequence GTGAGGCCGCTCCGAGAGCTCGCGATCGCGACCGCGCTCGTGCTGGCCGCCACGACCGCACGCGCGCAGCACCTCCCCACCTCCGGCCCGTCGCCGCCGAAGGCGCCCGTCAACGCGCCCACGCCGGACGACGACGACGAGCGTCGCGGCCGCACCCTCCCGAACCCGCCCTCGGGAGCGCGCTCCGACACCGCACCCGGCGCGATCGGCACGTCCGAGCACGCGGCGGAGACGACGTCGAAGCCGACCGCCGGCAGCGGGAGGACGAGCCCGAAGCGGGCGCTCCCCGACTACGACGGCCGCGGCGAGCCGCCCACCACCGCCGGCGACGTCGCGCTCTGGGTCCCGCGCGTCCTCTTCTATCCGCTCTACTTCGTCACCGAGTGCGTGATCCGCCGGCCGCTCGGCTGGCTCATCACCACCGCGGAGCGGAAGCAGTGGCCGCAGGCGATCCGCGATTTCTTCGTCTTCGGCCCCGACAAGAAGGCCGGCGTCGTGCCGACCGCCTTCCTCGACTTCGGCTTCCGCGCGAGCATCGGCGTCTACGCCTTCTGGGACGACCTCCTCGGCAAGGACAACCACCTCCGCCTCCACGCGACGACGCTCGGCGTCGACTGGCTCTCGCTCGCGATCGCGGATCGGATCCCGATCGGCGACACGTCCGTCATCGACCTCCGCGTCGAGGGCGTGCACCGCCCCGATCAGCTCTTCGCCGGGTTCGGCCCGCGCGCGCGAGAAGAGGACCGCGTTCGCTACGGCATCGATCGGCTGATGGCGCGCCCCGTCTTCGAGACGACGTGGTGGCGCGGGAGCCGCGTCTCGACCGAGGCCGGCGTCCGCTACATGCGCTTCCGCGACGACGCGTGCTGCGACGATCCCTCCCTCGTCCGGGAGGTGCGCGCGGGGCGCGGCGCGCTGCCGACCGGCTTTCAGGGCTACACCGCGGTCTACCAGCGCGGCGAGCTCACGATCGACACGCGCGAGACGCGGCCCGCCGATCAGAGCGGCTTTCGGATGGAGCTCGAAGCGGAGCACGGCTCCGACGTCCGTCGCTCGCGCTCGAACTGGGTCCGCTACGGCGGGAGCATCGGCGGCTACGTCGACATCAAGAACAACCGCACGCTGAGCCTCTCGCTGACGACGCTGTTCGTCGATCCGATCTCGGGCGGCGAGGTCCCCTTCACCGAGCAGATCATCCTCGGCGGCAACGGCCCGATGCGCGGCTACCTCTACGGCCGGCTCACCGATCGGAGCGCGGCGATCGCGACGGTGAAGTACCGCTGGCCGATCTGGGCATTTCTCGACGGTACGCTGCAGATCGCGACCGGCAACGTCTTCGGCGCGCGGCTCGACGGCTTCAAGCCGAGCCTGCTTCGCCTGTCGGGCGCGATGGGGATCGAGAGCATCGGCGCGGCGGATCACACCTTCGAGCTCCTCGTCGGCGCCGCGAGCGAGACCTTCGCGTCGGGGACCGAGATCAACTCGTTCCGCCTCCTCTTCGGGACGAACCGCGGGTTCTGA
- a CDS encoding FixH family protein translates to MRVLFVLPALLALVACSGDDDGGATGSTSGAGTACAADTRKDVYTPGMAKLASDLQLQLVDSAFTPSDKPVQPGQVQKGMNAITVEVLDANKAPLDGANVSLSLWMPDHAHGSARTPKVTPMGGGKYEISEVWLPMAGLWRFRIGVTANGAPPKEADFNFCIDG, encoded by the coding sequence ATGCGTGTTCTCTTCGTCCTCCCCGCCCTGTTGGCTCTCGTCGCATGCTCCGGGGACGACGACGGAGGCGCGACCGGCTCGACGTCGGGCGCCGGCACCGCCTGCGCCGCCGACACGCGGAAGGACGTGTACACGCCGGGCATGGCGAAGCTGGCGTCGGACCTCCAGCTCCAACTCGTCGACTCCGCGTTCACCCCGAGCGACAAGCCGGTGCAGCCGGGTCAGGTCCAGAAGGGCATGAACGCGATCACGGTGGAGGTGCTCGACGCGAACAAGGCGCCGCTCGACGGCGCGAACGTCTCGCTCAGCCTCTGGATGCCCGACCACGCGCACGGCAGCGCGCGCACGCCGAAGGTGACGCCGATGGGCGGCGGCAAGTACGAGATCAGCGAGGTCTGGCTCCCGATGGCCGGCCTCTGGCGCTTCCGCATCGGCGTGACCGCGAACGGCGCGCCGCCGAAGGAAGCGGACTTCAACTTCTGCATCGACGGGTGA
- a CDS encoding trypsin-like serine protease yields MRGLAAVGAIALSFVACTAAPDEPPIGQSAQAIIGGTTSPSSQDATVLLSERGYPSCTAVLIAPNLVLTARHCVTDINYRSECGGPLGRSAPPTALTVSVGAYTYPDDYVARGTRLFVPDADHICGADIALVLLDNDVKGVTPVKVRFTGPALGDVTTAVGYGDNSGSRDQRTDVRVLAIGPSQSTYRTQGGYPIAMNIMADEISTSESTCFGDSGGPLFDAEGRVVGVASRGLDDRCRDRPTVWTTFGGHAQLIKDAAVAAGHPIQEESASTSTSGSTSVAGGRTPTETEEAKRKKSEQETTAKKGTNDLLGSDGCNASSSSPTTAAPLLAALAFTLHRRRTRRRANR; encoded by the coding sequence ATGCGGGGTTTGGCGGCAGTCGGCGCGATCGCGCTCTCGTTCGTGGCGTGCACGGCGGCGCCGGACGAGCCGCCGATCGGCCAGTCCGCGCAGGCGATCATCGGCGGCACGACCTCGCCCTCGTCGCAGGACGCGACCGTCCTCCTCTCGGAGCGCGGTTACCCGAGCTGCACCGCGGTGCTCATCGCGCCGAACCTCGTCCTCACCGCGCGCCACTGCGTGACGGACATCAATTACCGGAGCGAGTGCGGCGGACCGCTCGGCAGAAGCGCGCCGCCGACCGCGCTCACCGTCTCCGTCGGCGCCTACACGTATCCGGACGACTACGTCGCGCGCGGCACTCGCCTCTTCGTCCCCGACGCGGACCATATCTGCGGCGCCGACATCGCGCTCGTGCTCCTCGACAACGACGTGAAGGGCGTCACTCCGGTCAAGGTGCGCTTCACCGGCCCGGCGCTGGGCGACGTGACGACCGCGGTCGGCTACGGCGACAACAGCGGCTCGCGCGATCAACGGACCGACGTCCGCGTCCTCGCGATCGGCCCGTCGCAGTCGACGTATCGCACGCAGGGCGGCTACCCGATCGCGATGAACATCATGGCCGACGAGATCTCGACGAGCGAGTCGACGTGCTTCGGCGACAGCGGCGGCCCGCTCTTCGACGCCGAGGGCCGCGTCGTCGGCGTCGCCTCACGCGGCCTCGACGACCGCTGTCGCGATCGCCCGACGGTGTGGACGACCTTCGGCGGCCACGCGCAGCTGATCAAGGACGCCGCCGTCGCGGCAGGGCATCCCATCCAGGAGGAGAGCGCCTCGACCTCGACCTCCGGCTCGACCTCGGTCGCCGGCGGCCGCACGCCGACCGAGACCGAGGAGGCAAAGCGAAAGAAGTCCGAGCAAGAGACGACCGCGAAGAAAGGCACCAACGACCTCCTCGGCAGCGACGGCTGCAACGCGAGCAGCTCGTCCCCAACGACCGCCGCCCCACTCCTCGCCGCCCTCGCCTTCACCCTCCACCGCCGCCGCACCCGACGTCGCGCCAACCGCTGA
- a CDS encoding DUF1775 domain-containing protein, whose amino-acid sequence MKIKLSAAVVASTSLLVAAGASAHVGAGTPVLNANANQEVVLTIGHGCDVEGANPPQTTDTISLKVDVPAGVTGVRAISNADFPTVTLDKDGDGNVTAITWSKADGLDADSQYYKVSFRARMPAAPFTKVYFKSHQKCKAPGKDAEWIRTPTENPGAEPAAEVTLLPAKAPGWNKYKVPVAIDDVAASGFFKDAQIVWKGSAAFSANAVTAEQIKTEAGVTALTSIAVDEEIFVKW is encoded by the coding sequence ATGAAAATCAAGCTTTCTGCTGCTGTTGTTGCATCGACTTCGCTCCTCGTCGCGGCTGGCGCGAGCGCCCACGTGGGCGCGGGCACTCCCGTCCTCAACGCGAACGCGAACCAGGAGGTGGTCCTCACGATCGGTCACGGCTGCGACGTCGAGGGGGCGAACCCGCCGCAGACGACGGACACGATCAGCCTCAAGGTCGACGTCCCGGCCGGCGTCACGGGCGTCCGCGCGATCTCGAACGCGGACTTCCCGACCGTCACGCTCGACAAGGACGGGGACGGCAACGTGACCGCGATCACGTGGTCGAAGGCCGACGGCCTCGACGCTGACAGCCAGTACTACAAGGTGTCGTTCCGCGCGCGGATGCCGGCGGCGCCGTTCACGAAGGTCTATTTCAAGTCGCACCAGAAGTGCAAAGCGCCCGGGAAGGACGCGGAGTGGATCCGCACGCCGACCGAGAACCCGGGCGCGGAGCCCGCGGCGGAGGTGACGCTCCTCCCCGCCAAGGCGCCCGGCTGGAACAAGTACAAGGTCCCCGTCGCGATCGACGACGTCGCCGCGTCGGGCTTCTTCAAGGACGCGCAGATCGTCTGGAAGGGCAGCGCCGCGTTCAGCGCGAACGCGGTCACGGCGGAGCAGATCAAGACCGAGGCCGGCGTCACGGCGCTGACCTCCATCGCGGTGGACGAAGAGATCTTCGTGAAGTGGTGA
- a CDS encoding universal stress protein — protein MVRLDESGATALRRALDLAAVFDARLTLLHPLPWDSGPRVESEADVRARVLHWAKSVADTVGSHVERAAGAEGAVVASAPVASVGARVGGEGAAVALVGAGAGGEGAGAGAGGEPASGVAVGGERARVVAALGARACVERARVVVTVHPPAVAIARHAKRSRPALAIVDAGTAVTLARVLPCPLLVARPPRRRDVMLVATDLRDARYPVVGAAAALADACSARVTVVHNLENASTDARSLDAHMRRPLRALARLGELDVVQRAHCFVQPSTPGIIAEIGEKHDADIVVVGARQRGGTTCASLLSTLRSSVLVVPLPPF, from the coding sequence GTGGTCCGACTCGATGAGTCCGGCGCGACCGCGCTGCGGCGTGCGCTCGATCTCGCGGCCGTCTTCGACGCGCGCCTCACGCTGCTCCACCCGCTGCCCTGGGACTCGGGACCGCGCGTCGAGTCCGAAGCGGACGTCCGAGCGCGGGTCCTCCACTGGGCCAAGTCGGTCGCTGACACGGTGGGGTCGCACGTCGAGCGCGCGGCGGGAGCGGAGGGGGCGGTGGTGGCGAGCGCACCGGTCGCGTCGGTGGGGGCGCGCGTGGGTGGTGAGGGTGCGGCGGTTGCATTGGTGGGGGCGGGCGCGGGTGGCGAGGGTGCGGGCGCGGGAGCGGGTGGCGAGCCTGCGTCGGGTGTGGCGGTGGGGGGCGAGCGCGCGCGGGTCGTTGCGGCGTTGGGGGCGCGAGCGTGTGTCGAGCGTGCGCGGGTCGTCGTGACGGTGCATCCGCCGGCGGTCGCGATCGCGCGTCATGCGAAGAGGTCGCGTCCTGCGCTCGCGATCGTCGATGCGGGGACGGCGGTGACCCTCGCGCGGGTGCTGCCGTGTCCGCTCCTGGTCGCGCGGCCGCCGCGGCGTCGCGACGTGATGCTCGTCGCGACGGACCTCCGCGACGCGCGCTACCCCGTCGTCGGCGCGGCCGCCGCGCTCGCCGATGCGTGTTCCGCTCGCGTAACGGTCGTGCACAACCTCGAGAACGCGAGCACCGACGCGCGGTCGCTCGACGCCCACATGCGACGGCCGCTCCGCGCGCTCGCGCGGCTCGGCGAGCTCGACGTCGTGCAGCGCGCCCACTGCTTCGTGCAGCCGTCGACCCCCGGCATCATCGCGGAGATCGGCGAAAAGCACGACGCCGACATCGTCGTGGTGGGGGCCCGCCAGCGCGGCGGCACCACGTGCGCGTCGCTCCTCTCGACGCTGCGCTCCTCCGTGCTCGTGGTCCCACTGCCGCCGTTCTGA